In Solidesulfovibrio carbinoliphilus subsp. oakridgensis, the sequence GAACGAAGCCGCGTTGCCCGGCATTGCCCGCACAAAACACCTGATGCAGTCGTTACGTTATTACTCGCATTGCGACAGGAGAATCCCTACTGGGGTCCCAAAAAGCTCGTCAGGCTTCTGCAAGATGTGCACGGCATAGAGTACCCACCGGCCAAAAGTACAGCCGGCGACATTTTGAAACGGCACGGATTGATCACCGCCACAAAAGCAAAGCGCCGTCAGTCAGGAGGCCGGTTGCGGCGAGAGGATCTCCGGCAGCCCAAACAGGCAAATGATGTTTGGAGTGCGGATTACAAGGGCTGGTTTCGCCTGGAGGACAGGAGCATTTGCCATCCTTTGACAATCAGTGACATCTTTAGCCGCTATGTCTTAGGGTGTTACGTCTTTCCTACGCAGACGCTTGAACGAACAAAAGAGGCGATGCGGCGGGTGTTTATGCGATACGGCCTGCCACGCGCCATCCGCGTGGACAATGGGACTCCGTTTGGTTCGACCGGGATCGCAGGTTTGACCGGCTTAAGCGTCTGGTGGCTCCAGCTGGGTATTGTCGTGGACTTCATCGCGCCTGGAAAGCCCGAGCAAAATGGCTGCCACGAAAGAATGCATCGGACCTTGAAACTGGAAGCCACTATCCCGCCTTCGGCGAATCTGCGGGAGCAACAAGAACGATTGGAGTCCTGGCGGGAGCGATTTAATAGCCATCGTCCCCATGAAGCACTTGATCAGGCCACGCCGGCTTCAATCTACCGGCCTTCGTCCCGGCGGCTGCCTCGAAACGAACCATGCTTTGAGTATCCCTCCTCTTTCGAAAGTCGGACGGTTCGCCGGGATGGGATGTTCAACTGGGAAGGCAGGCAGATTTTTCTCGGCGAGGCATTTGCGAAATGTCGCATCGGCCTGACCAGAAATTATGATGATCGTTGGCTGGTTTATCTTGGAGAGCACCTGCTCGGCGGGTTTTGCCCCAAAGACCCCAAACGGGTGGTTCCGGTTCGATCCCTGATCAGCTAAAAAGTGTCAGGGATGTACCCGGTCCAAACTGTCAACGATGTTCCCGGTTGCACACCCCCCCGGACCCCCTGGAAGGGGGGAAGGGGTGGTGGGGCCGGGTGGCGCCACAGCGCGTCCGGCCCATGGCGAGTCGGGGAGAAAAAGACGTGGAGTATGGCCAGGGCGCGGTCGATCTGACGGACTGCAATTCGTACCGGGTGGCGGCTGTGGCCGCCTGCTGCCTCTTTCCGCGCGACGCGGCCGCGTTGGCCGAGGCCCTGCGGCCCGGGGTCGGGCAGGCGGTCCATCTCCTCGGCCACGGCTGCAACGTGATCCTGTCGCGGCCCTATTACGACGCGTCGCACCGGTTCGTGTGCACCCGGGTTCTGGAGCCGACGATTGCGGTAGAAGGGTCGCGGGTCACGGCCGGGGCCGGGGCGCGGCTTCGCGACCTGTGCCGGGCCGCGGCCCGGGCCGGACTGGCCGGCCTCGAACACCTGTGGGACATCCCCGGCAGTGTGGGCGGCGCGGCCTGCATGAACGCCGGGGCCTACGGCGCGTCGTTCTACGACGGCCTGGTGGCCGTCACCGCCTATTTCCCCGGGGAAAGCGCGCTGCGCCGGCTGTCGCGCGAGGCATGCCGGCCGGCCTACCGGACCACGGCCTTCCAGGGCGCGAGCGCGGTCATCGTCAGGGTGGAGCTTGACCTGCCGCCGGACGATCCGGCCGCAATCCTGGCCGAAATGGGCCGGATCGGCAGGCTGCGCCGCTCGAAGCTGCCCTACGACCGGCCGAGCGCCGGCAGCGTCTTTCGCCGCCCCGACGGCGCGCCGCCGGTCGGGAAGATCATGGAAGAGGCGGGGATGAAGGGATTTGCCATCGGCGGGGCCCGGGTCTCGCGCCGCCACGGCGGGTTCATCGTCAACGCCGGGAATGCCACCGGGGCCGACATCCTGGCCGTGGCCGCAGCCATGCGGGAGGCCGCCCGCCGGCTCTACGGCGTGGAACTGGTCCTGGAGCAGGTGGTCATCTAGGCCGATTCTTCAACATGCCGCGACCGCCGTTTTTTCCCGAGGCCACGACCGTCGGCTTCGTCCCTATTGGAGCACCACCCAGGCATCCCCGACCTTCTTGAGGCGAATGGTGGTCTGTTTGGCCCCGCCGACCGACAGCGGCCCGACATGGGCCGAGGACACGACCGTGACCGTGGCCACGTAGACCCCGTTATCCCGTTTTTCGGTCTTATCCACCTGGAACTGCTCGATCTGCACCGTGCTGGACACGAGCCCCATCACGTCGTTTCGCTGCAAGGACTCGCGGTACGCCGCTTCCACTTCCGCGTTGGTCGGCCCCATGGAGCAGCCGGCCACCAGGAACGCCACCAGTACAAGACCGACAAGGGCAGTCCATTTCATGTTTCACTCCGCTCCGTCCGGTTTCTTGCCAGGAAATTGGGCCGGGAGGCCGGGAAAAGTCAAGCCGGGAAGGCGGGGCGGAACGTCCGGCCCGACGGATGCGTCGGACGAAA encodes:
- a CDS encoding integrase core domain-containing protein yields the protein MPWKKVNPMEERARFIVELSQRRESFAALCRKYGISRETGYKWLRRYQAGEGLGERSRVARHCPHKTPDAVVTLLLALRQENPYWGPKKLVRLLQDVHGIEYPPAKSTAGDILKRHGLITATKAKRRQSGGRLRREDLRQPKQANDVWSADYKGWFRLEDRSICHPLTISDIFSRYVLGCYVFPTQTLERTKEAMRRVFMRYGLPRAIRVDNGTPFGSTGIAGLTGLSVWWLQLGIVVDFIAPGKPEQNGCHERMHRTLKLEATIPPSANLREQQERLESWRERFNSHRPHEALDQATPASIYRPSSRRLPRNEPCFEYPSSFESRTVRRDGMFNWEGRQIFLGEAFAKCRIGLTRNYDDRWLVYLGEHLLGGFCPKDPKRVVPVRSLIS
- the murB gene encoding UDP-N-acetylmuramate dehydrogenase, coding for MEYGQGAVDLTDCNSYRVAAVAACCLFPRDAAALAEALRPGVGQAVHLLGHGCNVILSRPYYDASHRFVCTRVLEPTIAVEGSRVTAGAGARLRDLCRAAARAGLAGLEHLWDIPGSVGGAACMNAGAYGASFYDGLVAVTAYFPGESALRRLSREACRPAYRTTAFQGASAVIVRVELDLPPDDPAAILAEMGRIGRLRRSKLPYDRPSAGSVFRRPDGAPPVGKIMEEAGMKGFAIGGARVSRRHGGFIVNAGNATGADILAVAAAMREAARRLYGVELVLEQVVI